A genomic region of Streptosporangium lutulentum contains the following coding sequences:
- a CDS encoding RNA polymerase sigma factor, producing the protein MPQTAAATSSETSTALEQCLDRGRAQGHLSLAELRRAFAEAGISPAEGRSILRELTEAGVSLAAENESPLAAAKKSAAKSTRKTAGRKTKAETAKKPATAKTETAPKDVEAEIDDEEWTPSGEVELEAEPTIDLDDQSSVMGDSVHTYLKSIGRRTLLTAAQEVELAKRIEAGLYAESKLESQPGLSAAVRDDLEWVAEDGRRAKDHMLEANLRLVVSVAKKYTDRGMALLDVVQEGNLGLIRAVEKFDYTKGYKFSTYAMWWIRQAIQRGFADSARTIRLPVHVLEMLSKLSRVERDMHQRLGREPTAEELGIELDKSPDQIEELLRTSRQPISLNATIGEDGETTIGDLIEDVDSPEASEVVDRQLLGEQLRGVLGNLSPREAKIMALRFGLVDGKPHTLDEIGKHLGLTRERIRQLEKESLSKLRHPSNTRPLLDWAS; encoded by the coding sequence ATGCCCCAAACCGCCGCGGCGACCTCATCTGAGACCTCGACGGCCCTTGAACAGTGCCTTGACCGAGGGCGAGCCCAGGGCCACCTTTCCCTTGCGGAGCTGCGTCGCGCCTTCGCCGAGGCGGGCATCAGCCCAGCCGAGGGCAGGTCGATCCTGCGAGAGCTCACCGAGGCGGGAGTCAGCCTGGCGGCCGAGAACGAGTCTCCCCTCGCCGCCGCGAAGAAGTCCGCGGCCAAGAGCACCCGCAAGACCGCCGGGCGCAAGACCAAGGCCGAGACCGCGAAGAAGCCGGCGACCGCCAAGACCGAGACCGCCCCCAAGGACGTCGAGGCGGAGATCGACGACGAGGAGTGGACTCCCTCCGGCGAGGTCGAGCTCGAGGCCGAGCCCACCATCGACCTGGACGACCAGTCGTCCGTCATGGGCGACTCGGTGCACACCTACCTGAAGTCGATCGGCCGCCGCACCCTGCTCACCGCCGCCCAGGAGGTGGAGCTCGCCAAGCGCATCGAGGCCGGCCTGTACGCCGAGTCCAAGCTGGAGTCCCAGCCGGGCCTGTCCGCCGCCGTGCGCGACGATCTGGAGTGGGTGGCCGAGGACGGCCGCCGCGCCAAGGACCACATGCTGGAGGCCAACCTCCGCCTGGTCGTCTCCGTCGCGAAGAAGTACACCGACCGCGGCATGGCCCTGCTCGACGTGGTCCAGGAGGGCAACCTCGGCCTGATCCGCGCGGTCGAGAAGTTCGACTACACCAAGGGTTACAAGTTCTCCACCTACGCCATGTGGTGGATCCGCCAGGCCATCCAGCGAGGCTTCGCCGACTCGGCCCGCACCATCCGCCTGCCCGTCCACGTGCTGGAGATGCTCTCCAAGCTGTCGCGCGTCGAGCGCGACATGCACCAGCGCCTGGGCCGCGAGCCCACGGCGGAGGAGCTGGGAATCGAGCTGGACAAGAGCCCCGACCAGATCGAGGAACTGCTCCGCACCAGCCGCCAGCCGATCAGCCTCAACGCCACCATCGGCGAGGACGGCGAGACCACCATCGGCGACCTCATCGAGGACGTCGACTCCCCCGAGGCCTCCGAGGTGGTGGACCGCCAGCTGCTCGGAGAGCAGTTGCGCGGCGTGCTCGGCAACCTCTCCCCCCGGGAGGCCAAGATCATGGCCCTGCGCTTCGGGCTCGTCGACGGCAAGCCCCACACCCTCGACGAGATCGGCAAGCACCTCGGGCTGACCCGTGAGCGGATCCGCCAGCTGGAGAAGGAGTCCCTCTCCAAGCTCCGCCACCCCAGCAACACGCGCCCGCTGCTCGACTGGGCCAGCTGA
- a CDS encoding alpha/beta hydrolase family protein, with the protein MEIVTPHGPAVAEIDEVAAARFLLVLTHGSAGGVDAPDLLAVRDAVTGIGGVVARVLQPFRMRGARAPGSAVKQDEAWEALVAALRGRYPGLPLVQGGRSNGARVACRTAPRAGAEAVVALAFPLHPPGRPERSRAGELRAAGVDVLVVSGDRDPFGVPEAADTARLVVLPGEGHDLKKAPARVGEAVAEWLDVRMRPGSA; encoded by the coding sequence GTGGAGATCGTGACTCCGCACGGCCCGGCCGTCGCGGAGATCGACGAGGTCGCCGCGGCCCGCTTCCTGCTGGTGCTCACCCACGGTTCGGCCGGGGGAGTGGACGCCCCGGACCTGCTGGCCGTACGGGACGCCGTGACGGGAATCGGGGGCGTGGTCGCGCGGGTGCTTCAGCCGTTCCGCATGCGGGGCGCCCGGGCGCCGGGGTCGGCGGTCAAGCAGGACGAGGCGTGGGAGGCGCTGGTGGCCGCGCTTCGCGGGCGCTATCCGGGGCTGCCGCTCGTGCAGGGCGGGCGGAGCAACGGCGCCAGGGTCGCGTGCCGTACGGCTCCGCGGGCCGGGGCCGAGGCGGTCGTCGCGCTGGCGTTCCCGTTGCACCCGCCGGGCAGACCGGAGCGGTCTCGCGCCGGGGAGCTGCGCGCGGCGGGCGTGGACGTGCTGGTGGTGAGCGGAGACCGAGACCCCTTCGGCGTGCCCGAGGCGGCGGACACCGCGCGACTGGTGGTGCTTCCGGGGGAGGGCCACGATCTCAAGAAGGCCCCCGCCCGTGTGGGGGAGGCCGTCGCCGAGTGGCTCGATGTGAGGATGCGGCCGGGCTCGGCGTGA
- a CDS encoding sensor histidine kinase: MAFFARPFVRRAFVVLLVGQLIFGAVYGLVDVTTRWGWPGFALALPVGAAAVGCLLGALALEGDRRNSILLAVALLGGLTLNGFVPYSGMAFLYAMVYVAPFRTGAWAAAALAVFDMAAFAGISLLTGMELGAILGNVLGLTYSAILAFVIQRLGETRRQGAEIADARAREAVLAERTRLAREVHDILAHSQSAQIVHLEGARLLLERGGDPAATLDRVNRAVGLARAGLEETRRALDTLRGEELPLTERLERLAVEFRSATGAPCSISVAGEFDSLEAGARMAVARTAQEALTNVRKHARGAAVSVALRRLGSWCELEVRDTGGTPDRLASSGGGYGLVGMRERAELIGGSLAVGAGAEGFSVLLRVPA, from the coding sequence GTGGCCTTCTTCGCTCGCCCCTTCGTGCGCCGGGCCTTCGTCGTGCTGCTGGTCGGGCAGTTGATCTTCGGCGCGGTCTACGGCCTGGTGGACGTCACGACGCGCTGGGGGTGGCCGGGTTTCGCGCTGGCGTTGCCCGTCGGCGCCGCGGCCGTCGGCTGCCTGCTGGGTGCGCTGGCGCTGGAGGGGGACAGGCGCAACTCCATCCTGCTGGCGGTGGCCCTGCTCGGCGGGTTGACCCTGAACGGATTCGTGCCCTACAGCGGGATGGCCTTCCTCTACGCGATGGTCTACGTCGCGCCGTTCAGGACGGGGGCCTGGGCCGCGGCCGCGCTGGCGGTGTTCGACATGGCGGCCTTCGCGGGCATCTCCCTCCTGACCGGGATGGAGCTCGGAGCCATCCTGGGGAACGTACTGGGCCTGACCTACTCGGCGATCCTCGCTTTCGTGATCCAGCGGCTCGGGGAGACGCGGAGGCAGGGCGCGGAGATCGCCGACGCGAGGGCGCGCGAGGCGGTGCTCGCCGAGCGGACCCGGCTGGCCAGGGAGGTTCACGACATCCTGGCGCACTCGCAGTCGGCGCAGATCGTGCATCTGGAGGGGGCGCGGCTGCTCCTGGAGCGAGGGGGTGATCCGGCGGCGACCCTGGACCGGGTCAATCGCGCGGTCGGGCTGGCGCGGGCCGGACTGGAGGAGACCCGCAGGGCGCTCGACACGCTGCGGGGGGAGGAACTGCCGCTGACCGAGCGGCTGGAGCGGCTCGCGGTGGAGTTCCGGTCGGCGACCGGGGCGCCCTGCTCGATCTCGGTCGCCGGGGAGTTCGACTCGCTGGAGGCGGGGGCGAGGATGGCGGTGGCCAGGACCGCCCAGGAGGCGTTGACGAACGTGCGGAAGCACGCGCGGGGCGCGGCGGTGTCGGTGGCGTTGCGCCGTCTAGGGAGCTGGTGCGAGCTGGAGGTGCGTGACACCGGGGGCACCCCGGATCGGCTGGCGTCGTCGGGGGGCGGCTACGGCCTGGTGGGCATGCGGGAGCGAGCCGAGCTGATCGGCGGGTCGCTGGCGGTGGGGGCGGGCGCGGAGGGGTTCAGCGTGTTGCTGCGGGTGCCCGCGTGA
- a CDS encoding ABC transporter permease subunit: MKRLIHAELFKARSNRAVWILAAITPAFCALWALLSVSLMNLDSPVPLDQRVENVYNMAQQAYIFTFVLGVLGMTGEYRHQTITWSFLVTPVRGRVVTAKLVAYGLIGLLVAAGSTLVTFGAGAALLAAGGHPMTTPDLPAVLAGTTLSIALYAVFGVALGALIRNQVAAIVVAAVWFVFGDYLLSSLLPELGRWLPTGAARAVGGMTLQSGDLLPAWGGGLLFAAYVVAIVLAARLITLRRDVT; encoded by the coding sequence ATGAAGCGCCTGATCCACGCGGAGCTGTTCAAGGCCCGCTCGAACCGCGCGGTCTGGATCCTGGCCGCGATCACCCCGGCGTTCTGCGCGCTGTGGGCACTCCTGTCGGTGTCACTGATGAACCTGGACAGCCCGGTACCGCTCGACCAGCGGGTGGAGAACGTCTACAACATGGCCCAGCAGGCCTACATCTTCACTTTCGTCCTGGGCGTCCTCGGCATGACCGGGGAGTACCGCCACCAGACGATCACCTGGTCCTTCCTGGTCACACCCGTGCGCGGCCGGGTGGTGACGGCCAAACTGGTCGCCTACGGACTGATCGGCCTGCTCGTGGCGGCCGGGTCCACCCTGGTGACGTTCGGCGCGGGCGCCGCCCTGCTCGCCGCGGGCGGGCACCCGATGACGACGCCGGACCTGCCGGCCGTCCTGGCCGGGACGACGCTCAGCATCGCCCTGTACGCCGTGTTCGGCGTCGCGCTCGGCGCCCTCATCCGCAACCAGGTCGCGGCGATCGTCGTGGCGGCCGTGTGGTTCGTCTTCGGCGACTACCTTCTCTCCTCGCTCCTGCCCGAGCTCGGCCGATGGCTGCCCACGGGGGCGGCCCGCGCGGTCGGCGGCATGACCCTGCAGAGCGGTGACCTGCTGCCCGCCTGGGGCGGCGGGCTGCTGTTCGCCGCCTACGTCGTGGCGATCGTGCTCGCCGCCCGCCTGATCACCCTGCGCCGCGACGTCACATGA
- a CDS encoding TetR/AcrR family transcriptional regulator C-terminal domain-containing protein, whose amino-acid sequence MPAKRPPVPLSRERIIDAALHIADSQGLRRLTMRRLGDALQVEAMAIYHHLPRGKDALMDALAEHVTAVHVEPGGSWQECAKAWCRASRDALREHPGVLALALTKPPKGRTALAIREQTDQLAEAGLGDAPEAVRALRAYVFGAVAVEVQQSGWAEPTDDHDGPWRPPSQGGGDPRSDADFELGLDALLAGLTRH is encoded by the coding sequence ATGCCTGCCAAACGACCACCCGTCCCGCTCTCCAGGGAGCGCATCATCGATGCGGCCCTGCACATCGCCGACAGCCAGGGGCTGAGGCGGCTGACGATGCGGCGGCTGGGCGACGCGCTCCAGGTGGAGGCGATGGCCATCTACCATCACCTGCCGCGCGGCAAGGACGCCCTCATGGACGCGCTCGCCGAGCACGTCACCGCCGTTCACGTCGAGCCCGGCGGGAGCTGGCAGGAATGCGCGAAGGCCTGGTGCCGGGCGAGCCGGGACGCGCTCAGGGAGCACCCGGGGGTGCTGGCGCTGGCGCTGACCAAGCCGCCCAAGGGGCGCACCGCGCTCGCCATCAGGGAGCAGACCGACCAACTGGCCGAGGCGGGGCTCGGCGACGCGCCGGAGGCCGTGCGGGCGCTGCGCGCCTACGTCTTCGGCGCGGTGGCGGTGGAGGTGCAGCAGTCCGGCTGGGCCGAGCCAACGGATGATCATGATGGGCCATGGCGCCCTCCGTCGCAGGGCGGCGGCGATCCGAGGTCCGACGCCGACTTCGAACTCGGCCTGGACGCACTCCTGGCGGGGTTGACCAGGCACTGA
- the menB gene encoding 1,4-dihydroxy-2-naphthoyl-CoA synthase, whose protein sequence is MSATGGTVDWKPSGQYEDIIYETAEGIAKITINRPERHNAFRPTTLFELKNAFNIAQEDPEVGVIIFTGAGDRAFCSGGDQKIRGDDGYVDKSTPHVGRLNVLDLQVQIRRCPKPVIAMIAGYAIGGGHVLHVCCDLSIAADNAVFGQTGPKVGSFDGGYGSWLLAETVGLKRAREIWYLCRQYDAQTALNWGLVNAVVPLARLEEETVSWAREMLEKSPLALRMLKGALNAVTDGAAGMQQFAGDATLLYYMSEEAQEGRDAFKEKRAPDFGKFPRRP, encoded by the coding sequence GTGAGCGCGACCGGGGGCACGGTCGACTGGAAGCCGTCGGGGCAGTACGAGGACATTATCTACGAGACCGCCGAGGGCATCGCGAAGATCACGATCAACCGTCCCGAGCGGCACAACGCGTTCCGTCCGACGACGCTCTTCGAGCTCAAGAACGCCTTCAACATCGCGCAGGAGGACCCCGAGGTCGGTGTGATCATCTTCACCGGCGCGGGCGACAGGGCCTTCTGCTCGGGCGGAGACCAGAAGATCCGCGGCGACGACGGCTACGTCGACAAGTCGACCCCGCATGTGGGCCGGCTCAACGTGCTGGACCTGCAGGTGCAGATCCGCCGCTGTCCCAAGCCGGTCATCGCGATGATCGCGGGTTACGCCATCGGCGGCGGCCACGTGCTGCACGTCTGCTGCGACCTGTCCATCGCCGCCGACAACGCGGTCTTCGGGCAGACCGGCCCGAAGGTCGGCTCCTTCGACGGCGGCTACGGCTCCTGGCTGCTGGCCGAGACCGTCGGCCTGAAGCGGGCCCGCGAGATCTGGTACCTCTGCCGCCAGTACGACGCGCAGACCGCCCTGAACTGGGGCCTGGTCAACGCCGTCGTCCCCCTCGCCCGGCTGGAGGAGGAGACGGTCAGCTGGGCCAGGGAGATGCTGGAGAAGTCGCCGCTGGCCCTGCGCATGCTCAAGGGCGCGCTGAACGCGGTGACCGACGGGGCCGCGGGGATGCAGCAGTTCGCCGGTGACGCCACCCTGCTCTACTACATGAGCGAGGAGGCGCAGGAGGGCCGCGACGCGTTCAAGGAGAAGCGCGCCCCCGATTTCGGCAAGTTCCCGCGTCGGCCGTAA
- a CDS encoding ABC transporter ATP-binding protein, with protein sequence MSAIDVVHLSKSFGDVHAVDDLSFTAGPGAITAFLGPNGAGKTTTLRMILGLVTPTTGTATVGGAPYRDLDRPITMVGAVLEATAFHPGLTAHAHLEAIRVAAGLDPSRVAHVLDQVDLTGAAHRKVHGFSLGMRQRLALATALLGDPGILVLDEPANGLDPAGMRWLRGFLRAYAHQGRTVLVSTHVLSEIQQITDQVIIISAGRLLFAGPLPAGSDLEELYLEVTG encoded by the coding sequence ATGTCAGCCATCGATGTCGTCCATCTGAGTAAGTCGTTCGGCGACGTCCACGCCGTCGACGACCTGTCGTTCACCGCCGGACCGGGGGCGATAACGGCCTTCCTCGGTCCCAACGGGGCGGGGAAGACCACCACCCTGCGCATGATCCTCGGGCTGGTCACCCCCACGACGGGCACCGCGACGGTCGGCGGCGCGCCGTACCGCGACCTGGACCGGCCGATCACCATGGTCGGCGCGGTGCTGGAGGCGACGGCCTTCCACCCCGGTCTGACCGCCCACGCCCACTTGGAGGCGATCCGCGTCGCCGCCGGGCTGGACCCCTCACGCGTGGCACACGTCCTGGACCAGGTCGACCTCACCGGCGCGGCCCACCGGAAGGTCCACGGTTTCTCCCTCGGCATGCGCCAGCGACTCGCCCTGGCCACCGCCCTGCTCGGCGATCCGGGCATCCTCGTCCTGGACGAGCCGGCCAACGGCCTGGATCCGGCGGGCATGCGCTGGTTACGCGGCTTCCTGCGGGCCTACGCCCACCAGGGACGCACCGTCCTGGTCTCCACCCACGTGCTGTCGGAGATCCAGCAGATCACCGACCAAGTGATCATCATCTCGGCGGGACGGCTCCTCTTCGCCGGCCCGCTGCCCGCCGGCTCCGACCTGGAGGAGCTCTACCTGGAGGTGACCGGATGA
- a CDS encoding DUF5999 family protein has protein sequence MCPHEPSCPSADALDREAARTMAAHPEQGWSLLCNGVVLFEDTGELLPDGAVIEPHRPLAGVV, from the coding sequence ATGTGCCCGCACGAGCCGTCCTGTCCGTCCGCCGACGCGCTGGACCGCGAAGCCGCCCGCACGATGGCAGCCCATCCCGAGCAGGGATGGAGCCTGCTCTGCAACGGTGTGGTGTTGTTCGAGGACACCGGCGAGCTCCTGCCCGACGGCGCCGTCATCGAGCCGCACCGTCCACTGGCCGGCGTCGTCTGA
- a CDS encoding AMP-binding protein, producing the protein MMTIPMHGEWPSVDRELHAIMSPAGPELFRAVGAALDGRGPAVLPLSPDLPAPALRATLEALRPTHVDGVRYPGGVGVSADVALVIATSGSTGVPKGVQLSADALRASAAASLRRLDARPGERWLCCLPPSHVSGLQVLVRSLLGETEPIVHDGFSPEAVLAADADHVSLVPTQLRRLLHADLSVFKTILLGGAAAPAELLAAAEAAGGRVVTTYGMSETCGGCVYDGVPLDGVDLEVGADGRIRISGPVLFHGYRLRPDLTRAARDGGWFVTSDLGTLADGRLRVLGRADDVINTGGEKVVAATVAAVVAEHPAITDVAVVGRPDPEWGERVVAVVVSSAPPPLAELRAFAKERLPAYAAPAELIVLSEIPLLPNGKPDLAALRYGLQREP; encoded by the coding sequence ATGATGACCATTCCTATGCACGGGGAGTGGCCTTCCGTGGACCGGGAGCTGCACGCGATCATGTCCCCGGCCGGGCCCGAGCTGTTCCGGGCCGTCGGCGCCGCCCTCGACGGCCGCGGCCCCGCCGTCCTGCCCCTGTCCCCCGACCTGCCCGCCCCCGCGCTGCGGGCGACGCTGGAGGCGTTACGGCCCACCCACGTCGACGGCGTACGGTACCCCGGCGGCGTGGGGGTGTCCGCCGACGTGGCCCTGGTCATCGCCACCAGCGGCTCGACCGGCGTCCCCAAGGGCGTGCAGCTCTCCGCCGACGCCCTGCGGGCCTCCGCGGCCGCCTCGCTGCGCCGCCTGGACGCCCGCCCGGGTGAGCGATGGCTGTGCTGCCTGCCCCCTTCCCATGTCTCCGGCCTGCAGGTGCTCGTCCGATCGCTGCTGGGCGAGACCGAGCCGATCGTGCACGACGGGTTCTCCCCCGAGGCGGTGCTCGCCGCCGACGCCGATCACGTCTCCCTGGTGCCGACCCAGCTCAGGCGCCTGCTTCACGCTGATCTGTCGGTCTTCAAGACGATCCTGCTCGGCGGCGCCGCCGCTCCGGCGGAGCTGCTCGCGGCGGCCGAGGCCGCCGGCGGCCGGGTCGTCACCACGTACGGCATGAGCGAGACCTGCGGCGGGTGCGTCTACGACGGCGTTCCTCTGGACGGCGTGGATCTCGAGGTCGGCGCCGACGGCCGGATCCGCATCTCCGGCCCGGTGCTGTTCCACGGTTACCGGCTCCGCCCCGACCTCACCCGGGCCGCCCGCGACGGCGGCTGGTTCGTCACCTCCGACCTCGGCACGCTGGCCGACGGGCGGCTACGCGTGCTGGGACGGGCCGACGACGTCATCAACACCGGCGGCGAGAAGGTCGTCGCCGCGACCGTGGCGGCCGTCGTGGCCGAACACCCCGCGATCACCGATGTCGCCGTGGTCGGCCGCCCCGACCCCGAGTGGGGCGAGCGGGTGGTGGCCGTCGTGGTCTCCTCCGCGCCCCCGCCCCTGGCCGAGCTCCGCGCCTTCGCCAAGGAGCGGCTCCCCGCCTACGCGGCCCCCGCCGAGCTGATTGTTCTGTCCGAAATACCGCTTTTGCCTAATGGCAAGCCAGACCTCGCGGCCCTCCGTTATGGTCTTCAACGGGAACCATGA
- the menD gene encoding 2-succinyl-5-enolpyruvyl-6-hydroxy-3-cyclohexene-1-carboxylic-acid synthase → MNPATALATVLVDELARCGLTDVVLAPGSRSTPLALAVHADSRIRLHVRVDERSASFLALGLARRSERPVALICTSGTAAANFHPAVIEAHESGVPLLVLTADRPPELRDTGASQTIDQIKLYGSAVRWFSEVGVPEDRPGQVAYWRSLACRAHQRSLGPYDPGPVHLNLAFREPLVPDGDTSWCESLEGDATGPWIRARVASPPVALHLQPTRRGVLVVGDGASNVRRYVAAAGMAGWPVLSEPNGGARYGDHAMSAYHFLLGTPEFADRHRPEVVVTLGRPSLSRPLLSWLKQADEHVVVARDMTRWPDPTRSATQVAQEVEIPIPAGNDAWLHSWRRADTAARGAIDEVLDGAGLSEPRLARDLVDTLPNGSLLFSGSSMPIRDLDQAMRPRRGLRILANRGAAGIDGVVSSAMGAALSHNGPTYALMGDLTFLHDQNGLILGPREPRPDLCLVVVNNDGGGIFSLLPQAALRDPFERIFGTAHGVDLGYVAASTGTPYTFVNEPGQLAKALRGEGPRIVEVRTDRESNATLHAMMRDAAHAAIRDLM, encoded by the coding sequence GTGAACCCCGCGACCGCGCTCGCGACCGTGCTGGTCGACGAGCTTGCGCGCTGTGGCCTCACGGACGTGGTGCTCGCGCCCGGCTCGCGCTCGACGCCCCTGGCCCTCGCCGTGCACGCCGACAGCCGCATCCGGCTGCACGTGCGCGTGGACGAGCGCTCCGCCTCCTTCCTGGCGCTCGGCCTGGCACGGCGCAGCGAGCGTCCGGTGGCTCTGATCTGCACCTCCGGCACCGCGGCGGCCAACTTCCATCCGGCCGTCATCGAGGCGCACGAGTCGGGGGTGCCGCTGCTGGTGCTCACCGCCGACCGGCCCCCCGAGCTGCGCGACACCGGCGCCAGCCAGACCATCGACCAGATCAAGCTGTACGGCTCGGCCGTCCGCTGGTTCAGCGAGGTCGGCGTGCCCGAGGACCGTCCGGGTCAGGTCGCCTACTGGCGCTCCCTGGCCTGCCGCGCCCACCAGCGCTCGCTGGGTCCCTACGACCCGGGGCCGGTCCACCTGAACCTGGCCTTCCGTGAGCCGCTGGTCCCGGACGGTGACACCTCCTGGTGCGAGTCGCTGGAGGGCGACGCGACAGGGCCGTGGATCCGCGCCAGGGTGGCCTCCCCGCCCGTGGCGCTTCACCTGCAGCCGACGCGGCGGGGCGTGCTGGTCGTCGGCGACGGCGCGTCCAACGTGCGCAGATACGTGGCGGCGGCGGGCATGGCCGGGTGGCCGGTCCTGTCGGAGCCCAACGGCGGCGCCCGCTACGGCGACCACGCCATGTCCGCCTACCACTTCCTCCTCGGCACCCCCGAGTTCGCCGACAGGCACCGGCCGGAGGTGGTGGTCACCCTGGGCCGCCCCAGCCTGTCCCGGCCGCTGCTGAGCTGGCTCAAGCAGGCCGACGAGCACGTCGTGGTCGCCCGCGACATGACCCGCTGGCCCGACCCGACCCGTTCGGCGACCCAGGTGGCCCAGGAGGTGGAGATCCCCATTCCCGCGGGGAACGACGCCTGGCTGCACTCCTGGCGCCGCGCCGACACGGCGGCCAGGGGCGCGATCGACGAGGTGCTGGACGGAGCCGGCCTCAGCGAGCCGCGCCTGGCCCGTGACCTGGTGGACACGCTGCCCAACGGATCGCTGCTGTTCTCCGGGTCCTCCATGCCGATCCGCGACCTGGACCAGGCGATGCGTCCCCGCAGGGGCCTGCGGATCCTGGCCAACCGGGGAGCCGCCGGGATCGACGGCGTGGTGTCCAGCGCCATGGGCGCGGCGCTGTCCCACAACGGCCCCACCTACGCCCTGATGGGTGACCTGACCTTCCTGCACGACCAGAACGGGCTGATCCTCGGGCCCCGTGAGCCCCGCCCCGACCTGTGCCTGGTCGTGGTCAACAACGACGGTGGCGGGATCTTCTCGCTGCTGCCCCAGGCCGCGTTGCGTGATCCGTTCGAGCGGATCTTCGGCACCGCGCACGGGGTGGACCTGGGCTACGTGGCCGCCTCCACCGGCACGCCGTACACCTTCGTGAACGAACCCGGCCAGCTGGCCAAGGCGTTGCGCGGGGAGGGGCCGCGGATCGTCGAGGTGCGCACCGACCGGGAGTCCAACGCGACGCTGCACGCCATGATGCGCGACGCGGCCCACGCCGCGATCCGTGACCTCATGTGA